GTCGCCCAGACGGCGCACCGGCACGCCCGCGGCCACCGCATCCAGGTCGTCGTAGATCTCGGCCAGGCGATCCGTGGCATGAGGGCCGGGTTGGACCGAGTTGACGGTCACCCCGTCTGGGGCCACCTCGGTGGCCATCGTCTTGAGGAAGCCGGTGAGGCCGGCACGGGCCGTGGTCGACGGGATCAGCACCGGGCTGGGCTCGCGCACCGTGGACGAGGTGATGGCCACCACCCTTCCCCAACCGCGTTCCTGCATGGACGGGACGAGTGCCCTGCACATCCGGATCGCCGACAGCAGGTTCAGCTGCAGGGCCAGGGAGTAGGTCTCCAGGTCCGTGGAGGCGAAGCCGCCGGGCGGTGGGCCGCCGGCGTTGGCCACCAGGATGTCGACGTGGCCGAGGGCCCCCGTTACCTCTGTGAGCATGGCGTCGATCGACGTACCGTCGGAGAGGTCCGCCGTGGAGGTAAGCGGGTCGCCGTTCACGGTGGCAACGGCTGCTGCCAGCTTCTCGGCGGAACGCGACACCAGGGCCACCCGGACGCCCTCGACGGCGAGTGCCCGTGCCGTTGCCAGCCCCAGCCCACTCGACGCACCGGTGACCAGCGCTGTCCTCCCCGAGAGTCCCAGGTCCACAGGTCGCTCCTCAGTCCGGTGGTGGGGGCCGACGGTAGTCCGTTCGCGCCGCGGCGTCGCCGTCCTGGCATCCCGGCTGGCAGGCTGTCGGGATGCGAGACACCGAGGGAATGAGCTGGTGGCTGTTCGTGGCCTGCGCGGCCTTCTTCACCGCCGGGTCGATACGGGCCGGTGACACGCTGTTCATCATCGGCTCGTTGCTGTTCCTGACTGCCTGCGTGCTGTTCCTGATCGGGCGTGACCGCCCGCCCCGGACCTAGGCCCCGTTCGTCGCGGTGACCGAACGGACCGGGGGCCGGCTCCTCGTCGACTGCCTGCTGGCCCAGGGGGTCGACACGGCGTTCGGGGTGCCCGGCGAGAGCTACCTGGCGGTGCTGGACGCCTTCCACGACGTGGAGGACCGGCTGCGGTTCGTGACGTGCCGCCAGGAGGGCGGCGCCGCCTACATGGCCGAGGCATGGGGCCGGCTCACGGGCCGGCCCGGGATCTGTTTCGTGACCCGGGGCCCGGGTGCGACCAACGCCTCCATAGGCGTGCACACGGCAGACCAGTGCTCCACCCCCATGATCCTCTTCGTGGGCCAGGTGGGTCGGTCCCACCGTGGCCTGGAGGCATTCCAGGAGATCGAGTACACGTCGTTCTTCGACGACCTGGCCAAGTGGGTTGTAGAGGTGGACGACGCCGACGACCTCCCGAGGGTCGTGGAGACTGCGTTCACCGTGGCCATGTCGGACCGGCCCGGCCCGGTGGTGGTATCGCTCCCCGAGGACATGCTGCGCGACGTGGCGTCCGCCCGGCCCGGGCCGCGTGTCGAGGCGGTCGAACGGGCACCCTCGGCCGACGACGTGGAGGCCGTGCGAGCCGTCCTGGCCGCCGCCGAGAGACCCGTCCTGCTGATCGGCGGCGGAGGGTGGACTACCGGCGGCCGGGCGGCGTTGCGCGACCTCGCCATCCGGTACGACCTGCCGGTGGTGGCGACCTTCCGACGACACGACCTGTTCGACAACAACGATGACCGGTACGTCGGCGAGGCCGGCGTGGGCATGCCGCCCGCAGTACGCCGGACCCTGGTCGAGGCCGACGTGGTGCTGGCCATCGGCGCCAGGTTCGGCGAGATCACCACCGACGTGTACACCCTCTTCGGGACGGACGGGTCGTCCAGCGACCAACGGATCGTCCACGTTCACGCTTCGGCCTACGAGTTCGGCAAGGTGGTCAGGGCCGAGGTGACGGTCCACGCCGGCCCCAACGCCGCCTGCCGCACCCTGGCCGACGTCGAGGTGGCGGTAGCCGACCGTTGGACCGACTGGAGGGCCAACCGCCGGACCGCCTTCCTCGAGACCCTCGAGTGCCCGCCGCAGTTGGGCGAACTGGACATGGGCGAGGTGTCGGCGTGGCTGCGCGACCGCCTGCCGGCCGACGTCGTGGTCACCAACGGTGCGGGCAACTACTCGGTGTGGCCCAACAAGTTCCTGCTCTACGGCGAGGATGCCCGGCTCCTGGCCTCGCAGAACGGGACGATGGGCTATGGGATGCCGGCCGCCGTGGCCGCCAAGGTCGCCGATCCCTCCAGGACCGTCATCTGCTTCACCGGCGACGGCGACCTCCAGACGAACCTGCCGGAATTGGGCACCGCTCTCCAGGCTGACGCCAGGCCCATCATCCTGGCGATCGACAACTCCTCGTGGGGCACCATCCGTATGCACCAGGAACTGCACCACCCCGGACGGGTCTCGGCCACCGACCTCGTCAACCCGGACTTCGTGGCCATTGCCGGGGCCTACGGCATGCACGCCGAGCGGGTCACCCGGACCGAGGGGTTCGCTCCGGCCTTCGAGCGGGCTATGGCTTCGCCCACCGGCGCCCTGCTGCACCTGATCACGGCCACCGACCAGCTGAACCCCCGACTGACGGTGGAGGCGGCCCGCCGGTCCGGACAGGCCGCCGGTCAGGTCGACCCTCCGGCTTGACCAGCCCGGCGGCGGCGGTCCACGCCGGGCGCCCGTCGACCCACGTCCCGATGACCGACACGTCCGGGAGTCGGTCGGTGGCGACCTCGAACGGGTCGGCGTCCAGGATCGCCAGGTCGGCGAGGCGTCCAGCCGACAGTGATCCCACGTCGTCGCGGCGCAGGGCGTGGGCCCCACCCCGGGTGTAGCCCTCGAATGCCTGCCGGCGGGTGATCCGGCACGCCTCGCCCAGGACCCGTCCCGCCGAGGTGGTCCGCGTCTCGGCGGCCCAGCAGGCCATCGGCACGTCCGGAGTGGTCACAGGGGCATCAGATGAGAGCACGACCGGGAGGCCGGCGTCTGCCATCAGACCCGATGGGTACATCCGGTCGGCCAGGTCCGGGTGGTCTCGGCGGACCCCCTCGCCGAAGAGGTGGACCTGGGTGGGTTGTGGTACCGGGACGACGCCGAGGCGCCGCATGGCCACCAGCTGGTCGTCGGTGGGGAAGCCGCAGTGTTCGATTCGGTGGCGGAGCCCTGGCCGTGGAGGCAGCCGGTCCAGCGCGTCCAGCACCAGCTGGATGGCGTCCGGTCCCTGGGCGTGGGTGGCGGTCTGGAGGCCGGTCGCCGCCGAGGCAGCCAGCAGGTCCTCGAGCCGGCCCGCCTGGTGGTACAGGTAGCCGTGCGTGGCCCCGCAGCCACACGGCAGGTAGGCGGTGCCACCGGTCAGCGCCCCGTCGGCGTAGTGCTTGACGCCGCCGAAGGCCAGCAGGTCGTCGCCCAGGCGGGAGTCCAACCCGAGGCGCCGTAGGGCGTCCACGTGGCTGGAGAGCACGTACATGGTGACGCGCAGCTGGAGGCGACCGTCGTCACGAGCGGCCAGGAAGGTCCGCATCTCGCGTTCTGTGACCTGGCAGTCGCCGACCGACGTGATCCCGGCGGCGAGGAACTCTTCCTGGGCCACGTCCAGCATCCGCGCCAGGTCGTCGGGATGGTCCGGGACGTGGAGGTTCGGTCCGTGGCTGCCGACCTTCACCCCGTCGACGCCGGTAAGGAGGTCGCAGGCGGCATCGAAGACCCGTCCGGTCGGCCTCCCGGCGGTGTCGCGGTCGATCAGGCCTCCCGTGGGGGTCTCGGTGTCGACCGTGATCCCGGCCGCGGCGAGGCCGTGGGTGTTGACCGAGAACCCATGGCCGCTGACGTGCATGACGGTGACCGTCCGGTCGTCGGCCACCCGGTCCAGCTCGGCTGCCGTCGGGTGGCGGCCCTCGGCGAGCCTGTGGTGGTCGTAGCCGAAGCCCCGGATCGGACCCGGCCGACCATCCGTCCGGGCGTGCTCGCCCAGCAGCTTCACCACCTCGTCCACGCTCGAGGCCATGGACAGGTCGGCCCAGCTCCTGCACTGGCCGTGCATGAGGGGGTGGGTGTGTGCATCGACGAACCCGGGCATCAGGCACCCACCGTCGAGGTCAACGAGGTCGGCGTCGCCCATGCAGCGGGCCTCGGCGAGGCTCCCGACGTGGGTGATCCGACGACCGTCCAGACGGATCGCCTCGACGGCGCCGGCGGCGTCGACGGCCATCGGATGGACTGGCCCACCGGTGAGGATCACCCCACCAGGCGTCATCCGGCGTCCCCGTCCCGACCATGCGGGCGGCCGCGACGGGCCGCCAGCGCCACGGCGATGTGACCGGCGGTGGCTGCATTGTGGCGCGCCAGGGCCACGTTGGCATCCAGGCTCCGGCCGTCGGTGGCCTCCGCGACGTGGGCGAGCAGGAACGGGGTGACCTCGCGTCCCCGTATCCCGTGGGCGGTAGCGGCGGCGAGGCCGGACTCGATTGCTGCGGCGATCAGGTCGCGATCCACCACGTGCCCGACGGGGATCGGGTTGGCCACCACGACACCGGTGGTGAGGCCGCAACCCCAGTGGGCTTCCAGGATGGCGGCGGTCTGCGCCGGGTCGTCGGATCTGGTACTCACCGCCACGTCGGTTCCCCAGGTCCAGAACTCCGGGACCACGTCGGTGCCCTGTCCGACGACGGGCACCCCGAGCGTCTCCAGGGCCTCGACGGTGCGGGCCACATCCAGCACGGCCTTGGGGCCGCTGCAGACCACGGCCACCGGGATGGTTCCGAGTGCCGTCAGGTCGGCCGACACGTCGTGGTCGTCGCCGCGGTGCACGCCACCGATCCCGCCGGTGGCGAAGACCGGGATGCCGGCGAGGGCCGCCGCGTGCATGGTGGCGGCAACCGTCGTGGCACCCAGTCCACCACCGGCAACCACGGCGCCGAGGTCGCGGAGGCTCACCTTGGCCACCCCGTCCGCCAGGCCCAGCCTCTCCACCTCGTCGGCGGCCAGGCCGACCCGGATCGCTCCGTCGATCACGGCGACCGTGGCCGGGACCGCCCCGGCGTCTCTGACCTCCCGTACGCATGCCATCGCCGTCTGGACGTTGCCGGGAGGGGGCATCCCGTGGCTGATGATCGTGGACTCCAGGGCCACGACCGCCCGCCCGTCGGCCAGAGCCCCTGACACCTCATCGGCGACCACCAGCCTCCGATCCATACTGATTCCGTCCACCATCGTCACAGTGTTGCCGCTGGATGGAGCCGATTTGGCGGTCGGGACATCTGACGGCGGTCGGGGCCGGGAGGTACCGCCGGTAGAATCGACGGGTCCACACCTGCGGGAGGCACCCTGGTGGCAAGTACCTCTAAGTCCAGCACGGCGGCGGCAATCGGAATCGTGAAGTCGGTAGAGATCGATGACCGTGGCTCGGTCCTGAGCTTCGGCGACTCGTCCACCACGGCGACGCTCGTGGTCGATGCCAGGCCCAACATCAGCGGTGCCGAGCGTCGCCTGAAGGCCTTCCACGACGTGTACTCGGTGGTCGTGAGGGCCGATGCCGACGACATCTCGGCCGAGCTC
This region of Acidimicrobiales bacterium genomic DNA includes:
- a CDS encoding pseudouridine-5'-phosphate glycosidase, which gives rise to MDRRLVVADEVSGALADGRAVVALESTIISHGMPPPGNVQTAMACVREVRDAGAVPATVAVIDGAIRVGLAADEVERLGLADGVAKVSLRDLGAVVAGGGLGATTVAATMHAAALAGIPVFATGGIGGVHRGDDHDVSADLTALGTIPVAVVCSGPKAVLDVARTVEALETLGVPVVGQGTDVVPEFWTWGTDVAVSTRSDDPAQTAAILEAHWGCGLTTGVVVANPIPVGHVVDRDLIAAAIESGLAAATAHGIRGREVTPFLLAHVAEATDGRSLDANVALARHNAATAGHIAVALAARRGRPHGRDGDAG
- a CDS encoding thiamine pyrophosphate-dependent enzyme, which gives rise to MTERTGGRLLVDCLLAQGVDTAFGVPGESYLAVLDAFHDVEDRLRFVTCRQEGGAAYMAEAWGRLTGRPGICFVTRGPGATNASIGVHTADQCSTPMILFVGQVGRSHRGLEAFQEIEYTSFFDDLAKWVVEVDDADDLPRVVETAFTVAMSDRPGPVVVSLPEDMLRDVASARPGPRVEAVERAPSADDVEAVRAVLAAAERPVLLIGGGGWTTGGRAALRDLAIRYDLPVVATFRRHDLFDNNDDRYVGEAGVGMPPAVRRTLVEADVVLAIGARFGEITTDVYTLFGTDGSSSDQRIVHVHASAYEFGKVVRAEVTVHAGPNAACRTLADVEVAVADRWTDWRANRRTAFLETLECPPQLGELDMGEVSAWLRDRLPADVVVTNGAGNYSVWPNKFLLYGEDARLLASQNGTMGYGMPAAVAAKVADPSRTVICFTGDGDLQTNLPELGTALQADARPIILAIDNSSWGTIRMHQELHHPGRVSATDLVNPDFVAIAGAYGMHAERVTRTEGFAPAFERAMASPTGALLHLITATDQLNPRLTVEAARRSGQAAGQVDPPA
- a CDS encoding SDR family oxidoreductase, with protein sequence MDLGLSGRTALVTGASSGLGLATARALAVEGVRVALVSRSAEKLAAAVATVNGDPLTSTADLSDGTSIDAMLTEVTGALGHVDILVANAGGPPPGGFASTDLETYSLALQLNLLSAIRMCRALVPSMQERGWGRVVAITSSTVREPSPVLIPSTTARAGLTGFLKTMATEVAPDGVTVNSVQPGPHATDRLAEIYDDLDAVAAGVPVRRLGDPDDFGRVVAFLCSESARSITGAALPVEGGSLRAIQ
- a CDS encoding amidohydrolase, whose amino-acid sequence is MTPGGVILTGGPVHPMAVDAAGAVEAIRLDGRRITHVGSLAEARCMGDADLVDLDGGCLMPGFVDAHTHPLMHGQCRSWADLSMASSVDEVVKLLGEHARTDGRPGPIRGFGYDHHRLAEGRHPTAAELDRVADDRTVTVMHVSGHGFSVNTHGLAAAGITVDTETPTGGLIDRDTAGRPTGRVFDAACDLLTGVDGVKVGSHGPNLHVPDHPDDLARMLDVAQEEFLAAGITSVGDCQVTEREMRTFLAARDDGRLQLRVTMYVLSSHVDALRRLGLDSRLGDDLLAFGGVKHYADGALTGGTAYLPCGCGATHGYLYHQAGRLEDLLAASAATGLQTATHAQGPDAIQLVLDALDRLPPRPGLRHRIEHCGFPTDDQLVAMRRLGVVPVPQPTQVHLFGEGVRRDHPDLADRMYPSGLMADAGLPVVLSSDAPVTTPDVPMACWAAETRTTSAGRVLGEACRITRRQAFEGYTRGGAHALRRDDVGSLSAGRLADLAILDADPFEVATDRLPDVSVIGTWVDGRPAWTAAAGLVKPEGRPDRRPVRTGGPPPPSVGGSAGRWP